The Metabacillus litoralis genome contains a region encoding:
- a CDS encoding potassium channel family protein produces the protein MRKQFAVFGLGRFGGSLVKEFHELGIEVLAIDKSEEKVQQYAAYATHAVKANAIDETILKQLGVRNVDHAFVSFGDDIEASILTSLILKELGIPQVWAKAQNDYHQKVLDKIGVNRVIHPERDMAKRIAHHIISEKMIDYIELSREYSMVEVVATKKLCNKTLLDLDIRSKYGCNIVGIQRGEEIFVSPGAEEKITLGDVLLIIGKNKDIVDFEEYGM, from the coding sequence GTGAGAAAGCAGTTCGCTGTATTTGGTTTAGGACGTTTTGGTGGAAGCCTTGTGAAAGAGTTTCACGAGCTTGGGATTGAAGTGCTTGCAATTGATAAAAGTGAAGAAAAGGTTCAGCAATACGCAGCCTATGCAACGCATGCCGTAAAAGCTAACGCAATAGATGAAACAATTCTAAAGCAGTTAGGCGTACGAAATGTGGATCACGCATTTGTATCATTTGGTGATGATATTGAAGCAAGTATTCTGACTTCATTAATTTTAAAGGAATTAGGAATTCCGCAGGTGTGGGCAAAAGCGCAGAATGATTACCACCAAAAGGTATTAGATAAAATTGGCGTAAATCGTGTTATACATCCTGAAAGAGATATGGCCAAACGAATTGCCCATCATATTATTTCTGAAAAAATGATCGATTATATTGAATTATCAAGAGAGTACAGTATGGTTGAGGTCGTAGCTACAAAAAAATTGTGTAATAAAACACTTTTAGATTTAGATATCCGTTCAAAGTATGGATGTAATATTGTCGGCATTCAACGAGGGGAAGAAATTTTTGTCTCACCTGGTGCTGAGGAGAAAATTACGCTGGGAGATGTTTTGTTGATCATCGGTAAAAATAAAGATATTGTTGATTTCGAAGAGTATGGGATGTAA
- a CDS encoding twin-arginine translocase TatA/TatE family subunit produces the protein MNLGFGEIFLIIFVALLLFGPNKLPALGKAAGKTLREFKNATKGLIDDDDSSVKNNKE, from the coding sequence ATGAACTTAGGCTTTGGAGAAATTTTTCTCATTATCTTTGTCGCACTATTATTATTTGGACCAAACAAATTACCTGCACTTGGTAAAGCTGCTGGTAAAACATTAAGAGAATTTAAAAATGCAACAAAGGGTCTAATCGATGATGACGACTCTTCGGTTAAAAACAATAAAGAATAA
- a CDS encoding D-alanyl-D-alanine carboxypeptidase family protein, whose product MIKNKIKHVFFILLVWTIFIPNSIHAIEIQDLPLYSESVILLDAQSGQTLYEKNSQVQMAPASITKIATAIYAIEKGHLEDMVTVSENARNVDGTRVYLEVGEQVPLMKLIQGLVINSGNDAGVAIAEHLSGSIDEFIPDFNSYLKEEIGVQHTTFKNPHGLYDPEHMTTAEDMAKITQYAMKNETFMGIFQTSELAWDGQTWDTTIVNHHEMVRDKEYEGISGGKNGFVQESGFTLVTTASREKISLIAVTLNAMSDNQAYEDTKTLLDYGFQNFETEKVMKNEQFTDHLNNTYMLNQDEYVTKRLGETITKEVISTGELEMNGDNGRSIKKIPLTKIKSVETNKKMDSEVVVPEEVKKKESGNKHLLLLVPTSLFLALFLSVFFYVQVRKTS is encoded by the coding sequence ATGATAAAAAACAAAATAAAACATGTTTTTTTCATTCTGTTAGTATGGACAATCTTTATACCAAATAGTATTCATGCCATAGAGATTCAAGATTTACCACTTTATAGCGAATCAGTCATTCTACTAGATGCCCAGTCAGGTCAAACACTATATGAAAAAAATAGTCAGGTACAAATGGCGCCTGCCAGCATTACGAAAATTGCAACAGCGATCTATGCAATTGAAAAAGGTCATTTAGAAGATATGGTAACAGTTAGTGAGAATGCTAGAAATGTGGATGGTACACGTGTATACCTAGAGGTTGGTGAACAGGTTCCTTTAATGAAATTAATTCAAGGTCTGGTTATTAATTCTGGAAATGATGCAGGTGTAGCAATAGCTGAACATTTAAGTGGATCGATTGATGAGTTTATTCCTGATTTTAATTCCTATTTAAAAGAGGAAATTGGCGTACAGCACACAACATTTAAAAATCCTCATGGACTTTATGATCCAGAACACATGACAACTGCTGAGGATATGGCAAAAATCACTCAATATGCCATGAAAAATGAAACATTTATGGGAATTTTTCAAACTAGTGAGTTAGCTTGGGACGGTCAAACTTGGGATACAACCATTGTTAATCATCATGAAATGGTTCGAGATAAAGAGTATGAAGGTATTTCTGGTGGTAAAAATGGGTTTGTGCAGGAATCAGGATTTACCCTGGTCACAACGGCATCCCGTGAAAAGATTAGTTTAATAGCTGTTACATTAAATGCTATGTCAGATAATCAGGCATATGAAGATACAAAAACATTGCTCGATTATGGGTTTCAGAATTTTGAAACTGAAAAGGTTATGAAAAATGAACAATTTACTGATCACTTAAATAACACATATATGCTTAATCAAGATGAGTACGTTACAAAGCGTTTAGGAGAAACTATTACGAAAGAAGTCATTTCGACCGGTGAACTTGAAATGAACGGAGACAACGGCAGATCTATTAAAAAGATTCCGCTTACAAAAATAAAAAGCGTAGAAACCAATAAAAAAATGGATAGTGAAGTTGTAGTACCAGAAGAAGTGAAAAAGAAAGAAAGTGGAAATAAGCATCTGCTCCTTCTTGTTCCCACTTCGTTATTTTTAGCTTTGTTTTTATCAGTATTTTTCTATGTGCAAGTGAGAAAAACATCTTAA
- a CDS encoding TetR/AcrR family transcriptional regulator, producing MMSAIEIKQSGIQQFAQHGYDGTSLSLIANDVGIKKQSIYSHFANKDELFLTILDEVIEDEKNYIRNYFLENEKLELRSKLYHFLINSCQRYEREASMKFLLRNGFLPPSHLHGKVMEILYTYYDEVELIVLNHLQSHQPELVFPIKEVAVSYIGLFDSLLVELLYGGFERFQRRLNACWNIYWKGISS from the coding sequence ATGATGTCAGCAATTGAAATAAAACAGTCTGGTATTCAACAATTTGCTCAGCATGGTTATGATGGTACCTCACTATCATTAATTGCAAATGACGTTGGAATAAAAAAACAATCCATTTATTCTCATTTCGCAAACAAAGATGAATTATTTCTGACCATCTTAGATGAGGTTATTGAAGATGAGAAAAACTATATTCGCAACTACTTTTTAGAAAATGAAAAACTTGAATTAAGATCGAAACTTTATCATTTTTTGATAAATAGTTGTCAGAGGTATGAAAGAGAAGCTTCTATGAAATTTTTATTAAGAAACGGTTTTTTACCTCCTTCCCATTTACATGGGAAAGTGATGGAAATCCTTTATACCTATTATGATGAAGTTGAATTGATCGTTTTGAATCATTTACAAAGCCATCAGCCCGAATTAGTTTTTCCAATTAAAGAGGTGGCTGTTTCATATATCGGCCTATTTGATTCTTTGTTAGTCGAACTTCTATATGGTGGATTCGAACGTTTCCAGCGACGATTAAATGCTTGTTGGAATATTTACTGGAAAGGTATATCCAGCTAG
- a CDS encoding DMT family transporter has protein sequence MSKNWFLVYFAVIFEVSWVTGLKHANNTLAWIMTVISILISFYLLIQATKRLPISTVYAVFTGLGATGTVIIELLFFSHEINWVKVGLCAILIAGVVGLKMVTDDHQTPSSKGEV, from the coding sequence ATGAGTAAAAATTGGTTTCTTGTTTATTTTGCTGTTATTTTTGAAGTTAGTTGGGTAACCGGGTTAAAACATGCAAACAATACCCTAGCATGGATCATGACTGTCATATCAATTCTTATTAGTTTTTATCTATTGATTCAAGCAACGAAGCGATTGCCGATTAGCACCGTTTATGCGGTTTTCACGGGATTAGGAGCTACTGGAACTGTTATTATAGAACTTCTGTTTTTTAGTCATGAAATAAACTGGGTTAAAGTCGGACTTTGCGCAATCTTAATTGCTGGGGTTGTTGGCCTTAAAATGGTTACGGACGATCACCAAACTCCTTCTTCGAAAGGAGAGGTTTAA
- a CDS encoding DMT family transporter, whose protein sequence is MEWFFLILAGLCEVAGVAAISRFNNHKNLLNALFLALGFGTSFLFLTIAMQTISMGTAYAVWTGIGTVGSTLFGIFFLGEPAGWKRLLFISMIISATIGLKFIPS, encoded by the coding sequence ATGGAATGGTTTTTCCTTATTTTGGCAGGTCTTTGTGAGGTTGCTGGTGTTGCGGCGATTTCCCGATTTAATAATCATAAAAATTTACTTAATGCTCTTTTTCTAGCTTTAGGCTTTGGAACTAGCTTTTTGTTTCTGACCATAGCTATGCAAACTATTTCAATGGGAACAGCTTATGCTGTTTGGACAGGGATTGGAACAGTAGGCAGTACATTATTCGGTATCTTCTTTTTAGGGGAGCCTGCTGGCTGGAAAAGATTATTATTTATCTCAATGATCATTTCAGCCACAATTGGTCTGAAATTTATACCGTCATAG
- a CDS encoding DUF2935 domain-containing protein codes for MKTYEQAAAFEHQFWLQVLGDHARFILNALSVNEQEDIKKAKQYQDIFDTLLNKSREQTNFVALTLEAEEYAKELREFKLSIIERHLVGKINIHLPPSFINHMVNELEEYLLVLSYLKKKEKPPIFHELHHHLLWLSDAAGHAGAISDTLDRAEKQLKQKSDVFTKDFEDFYLKAVELSGYLRANVDSFPALSKMNKEVKLEIELFRGFLAEIEEMELNNEMLSTFSPLMADHMMREECYYLMKVAEASNTEKPNCDPTKPRR; via the coding sequence ATGAAAACATATGAGCAAGCGGCAGCATTTGAACATCAGTTTTGGCTACAAGTTCTTGGAGATCATGCCCGGTTTATTCTAAATGCTTTGTCAGTAAATGAGCAGGAGGATATTAAGAAGGCAAAGCAATATCAAGATATATTTGACACATTATTAAATAAATCAAGAGAACAAACTAACTTTGTAGCCTTAACATTAGAAGCTGAAGAATATGCAAAAGAGCTTCGTGAGTTTAAGCTCTCCATCATTGAAAGGCATCTCGTTGGAAAAATTAACATACATCTTCCACCTTCATTTATTAATCATATGGTCAATGAGCTTGAGGAATATTTATTGGTTCTTTCTTATTTGAAAAAGAAGGAAAAGCCGCCAATTTTTCATGAGCTTCATCACCATTTATTGTGGTTGTCAGATGCCGCAGGTCATGCAGGAGCTATTTCAGACACATTAGACAGAGCTGAAAAGCAATTAAAGCAAAAGAGTGATGTTTTTACAAAAGACTTTGAGGACTTTTATTTAAAAGCAGTAGAATTATCAGGCTATTTACGAGCAAATGTTGACTCTTTTCCAGCACTATCCAAAATGAATAAAGAGGTAAAGCTGGAAATTGAATTATTTAGAGGATTTTTAGCGGAAATAGAAGAAATGGAATTAAATAATGAAATGCTCAGTACATTTTCACCATTAATGGCTGATCATATGATGAGGGAAGAATGCTATTACTTAATGAAGGTTGCAGAAGCTTCAAATACAGAAAAGCCAAATTGTGATCCAACGAAACCTAGAAGGTAA
- a CDS encoding manganese catalase family protein, with protein MFYHIKELQYNAKPERPDPVYAKKLQEILGGQFGEISVAMQYLFQGWGTRCPGKYKDMILDIGTEELAHVEMLAVMIGRLLDNAPLKDQEEAAKDPVIEAVLGGMNPQHAIVSGLAAMPADSVGNRWTADYIIASGNLLADFRANLNAESQGRLQAVRLYEATDDRGVKDMLSFLIARDRMHQNQWLAAIAELEAKEGKTVPSTFPINLEAQQFSYKFMNLSRGEESAKGRWASGPSMDGQGVFEYVQHPQPHAPKPIPRPAPPVYHDTPPGAC; from the coding sequence ATGTTTTATCACATCAAGGAACTACAATACAATGCGAAACCCGAGCGTCCAGATCCAGTTTATGCAAAAAAGCTTCAGGAAATTTTAGGTGGTCAATTTGGAGAGATATCAGTTGCGATGCAATACTTATTTCAAGGTTGGGGAACAAGATGTCCTGGTAAATATAAAGACATGATTTTAGATATTGGAACTGAAGAACTTGCACATGTAGAAATGCTTGCTGTTATGATTGGAAGATTACTTGATAATGCTCCACTCAAAGACCAAGAAGAAGCTGCAAAAGATCCAGTTATTGAAGCTGTTCTTGGGGGAATGAATCCACAGCATGCGATTGTTTCAGGTCTTGCGGCAATGCCTGCCGATAGTGTTGGGAACAGATGGACAGCCGACTATATTATTGCCAGTGGTAACTTATTAGCTGATTTTAGAGCTAACTTAAATGCTGAGTCACAAGGTAGACTTCAAGCTGTACGTTTATACGAAGCAACAGATGACCGTGGTGTTAAGGATATGCTGTCATTTTTAATAGCCCGAGATCGAATGCACCAAAATCAATGGTTGGCTGCGATTGCTGAGTTAGAGGCTAAGGAAGGAAAAACTGTACCTAGCACATTCCCTATCAATCTTGAAGCACAGCAATTTTCTTATAAATTTATGAATCTATCAAGAGGAGAAGAGAGTGCTAAGGGACGTTGGGCAAGCGGTCCTAGTATGGATGGTCAAGGTGTATTTGAATACGTTCAACACCCACAGCCACATGCACCAAAACCAATTCCACGTCCAGCACCACCTGTTTATCATGACACTCCTCCAGGAGCTTGTTAA
- a CDS encoding GNAT family N-acetyltransferase, whose product MEIVTNRLMIKPCEEKLLPVEMEIGPHIQHYLEEVELDSDLKGWGVWLVFRKDDEQLIGDIGFKGKPDNGIVEVGYGILREEQGQGYATEAVEALLNWAFKSGKVKKVLAECLKTNTASIKVLEKVSMTKVEEDDLMMYWERHIFH is encoded by the coding sequence ATGGAAATTGTAACGAACAGACTAATGATCAAACCTTGTGAAGAGAAATTATTACCCGTGGAGATGGAGATAGGGCCACATATTCAGCACTATTTGGAAGAAGTAGAATTAGACTCTGATCTCAAAGGCTGGGGAGTATGGCTAGTTTTCCGAAAAGATGATGAACAATTGATCGGCGATATTGGATTTAAAGGAAAACCTGATAACGGTATTGTTGAAGTAGGATATGGAATATTGAGAGAAGAACAGGGACAAGGGTATGCAACTGAAGCGGTAGAAGCACTCCTTAATTGGGCCTTTAAGTCAGGAAAGGTTAAAAAGGTGCTTGCAGAATGCTTAAAGACAAACACTGCTTCTATTAAAGTTCTAGAAAAGGTATCTATGACAAAAGTGGAAGAAGACGATCTTATGATGTATTGGGAAAGACATATTTTTCATTAA
- a CDS encoding PAS domain S-box protein codes for MSSTMNKGKREKLEEFIKKCSFFDQQFAKLKQEAYYAMDLEGNYIRVNNVCEELTGYSKEELYCLSYNDLLVKNSFEYVDEVFHNTLNGDLQHYECTIYTKDQTQKELEVTNSPIIVDNEVIGVYGIAKDITKFNDQKLKLQESERLHRSLIEHSPDGVIITQDGRFVYANNEASFLLGGEKKEDVINKNVQDFIPNIDESHLIKCLKEAEEDGVASDLYEEKFLQLTGKEIDVEIKAIPTIFQGNRAVNLIIRDITERKLAHEVMINSEKLSVAGQLAAGIAHEIRNPITAIKGFLQLMESGKSYKQEFFSVISAEINRIEIILSELLALAKPQLDKYSKKDIKSILQHVVALTKSQAILHDVHIQTSFSKDSLEVLCDENKLKQVFINFIKNAIEAMSYTDGGMIFVKSEKVGDQSVIIKIIDQGPGIPEDILKKIGEPFFTTKENGTGLGVMVSYEIVKQHDGEVQINSDSNGTTISITLPLSSSLTS; via the coding sequence ATGAGCAGCACAATGAATAAAGGAAAGAGAGAGAAGCTGGAAGAGTTCATAAAGAAATGTAGCTTTTTTGATCAACAGTTTGCAAAATTAAAGCAGGAAGCTTACTATGCAATGGACTTAGAAGGAAATTATATTAGAGTGAATAACGTGTGTGAAGAACTAACGGGATACTCGAAAGAAGAGTTATATTGCTTAAGCTACAATGACCTTCTTGTAAAGAATAGTTTTGAATATGTTGACGAAGTTTTTCACAATACACTGAACGGTGATCTTCAGCATTATGAATGCACGATTTATACAAAGGATCAAACGCAGAAGGAATTAGAAGTAACAAATTCACCGATTATTGTTGATAACGAAGTAATTGGCGTTTATGGTATTGCAAAGGATATTACAAAATTTAATGATCAAAAATTAAAACTGCAGGAAAGTGAACGTCTACACCGAAGTCTCATTGAACATTCCCCTGATGGAGTTATTATTACCCAAGATGGTCGATTTGTTTATGCGAATAATGAAGCATCATTCTTATTAGGAGGAGAAAAGAAAGAAGATGTTATTAATAAGAATGTTCAGGACTTTATTCCAAATATAGATGAAAGCCATCTCATTAAATGTTTGAAAGAAGCAGAAGAAGATGGTGTTGCATCAGATCTTTATGAGGAGAAATTTCTACAATTAACAGGCAAAGAAATTGATGTTGAGATTAAAGCCATTCCAACTATCTTTCAAGGAAATAGAGCCGTTAATTTAATTATTAGAGACATAACTGAGAGGAAATTAGCACACGAAGTGATGATTAACTCTGAAAAGCTTTCTGTTGCAGGTCAATTAGCAGCAGGAATCGCGCATGAAATACGTAATCCAATAACTGCTATAAAAGGTTTTTTACAGTTAATGGAGAGTGGGAAGAGCTATAAGCAAGAGTTTTTCTCAGTAATTTCAGCTGAAATTAATCGAATTGAGATCATTCTAAGCGAATTATTAGCTTTAGCAAAACCACAACTTGATAAATACAGCAAAAAAGATATAAAAAGTATATTGCAGCATGTAGTTGCGTTAACAAAATCGCAGGCCATTCTCCATGATGTACATATTCAAACGTCTTTCTCAAAAGATTCATTAGAGGTTTTATGTGATGAAAACAAATTAAAACAAGTGTTTATTAATTTTATTAAAAATGCTATCGAGGCAATGAGTTATACCGATGGTGGAATGATCTTTGTTAAAAGTGAAAAAGTTGGAGATCAATCGGTCATTATTAAAATCATTGACCAGGGCCCAGGAATTCCAGAGGATATTCTTAAGAAAATAGGTGAGCCATTTTTTACGACAAAGGAAAATGGTACTGGATTGGGTGTAATGGTAAGCTATGAAATTGTGAAGCAGCATGATGGTGAAGTACAAATTAACAGTGATTCAAATGGGACTACCATTTCGATCACTCTCCCGCTATCTTCGTCATTAACTAGTTAG
- a CDS encoding S1C family serine protease encodes MGYYDQTEITREQKKTRKSIKPVFSSLLSGIVGGALVLGVTTYTQEQQQPAVEQNTAAVEAVTQNNNSAPNVSTQELSTGSSSIADIVDSLTPAIVGITNMQTQTSRDFFKSSSESVEAGTGSGFIFKKEGDAGYILTNNHVIEGAQSIEVTLYNGEKVPAELVGTDALTDIAVLKIDAEHVEVVAELGDSTQLRTGEDVIAIGNPLGEEFSRTVTQGIISGIDRTIDVTTSEGNWALDVLQTDAAINPGNSGGPLINMSGQVIGINSLKISDSGVEGLGFAIPSNDVVPIAEELLSNGKIQRPFLGVGLVEMSEVPQYYLQQNMGLPEEVTEGVIVGNVSPASPADEAGLKQQDVIVSMNDQEITSSSDLRKFLYSETEIGEEVKVTLYRAGEKMTVTIKLTNKDATNA; translated from the coding sequence ATGGGATATTATGATCAAACAGAAATTACACGCGAACAGAAAAAAACAAGAAAAAGTATCAAGCCAGTTTTCTCTTCACTGCTAAGTGGTATTGTTGGTGGAGCTTTAGTGTTAGGTGTGACGACTTATACACAGGAGCAACAACAACCGGCAGTAGAACAAAATACTGCTGCAGTTGAAGCTGTTACTCAAAATAATAATTCTGCTCCTAATGTCTCAACACAAGAGTTATCTACAGGCTCAAGCTCTATTGCTGATATCGTTGATAGCCTAACGCCAGCAATTGTAGGGATTACAAATATGCAAACACAAACAAGCAGGGATTTCTTTAAGAGCTCATCAGAAAGTGTTGAAGCTGGAACAGGATCAGGATTCATCTTTAAAAAAGAAGGTGATGCAGGATATATTTTAACAAATAACCACGTTATTGAAGGAGCACAATCAATTGAAGTAACTCTTTATAATGGAGAGAAAGTTCCAGCAGAGCTAGTCGGAACGGATGCATTAACTGACATAGCTGTACTCAAAATTGATGCAGAGCATGTCGAGGTTGTGGCAGAGTTAGGCGATTCAACACAACTTCGTACAGGTGAAGATGTGATCGCAATTGGAAATCCATTAGGAGAAGAATTCTCAAGAACCGTAACACAGGGAATCATAAGCGGTATTGATCGGACAATTGATGTAACAACATCTGAAGGTAATTGGGCACTAGATGTTCTTCAAACAGATGCAGCAATAAATCCAGGTAACAGTGGAGGTCCATTAATAAACATGAGTGGACAGGTTATTGGAATTAACAGTTTGAAAATTAGTGATAGCGGTGTAGAAGGTCTAGGCTTCGCTATTCCGAGTAACGATGTTGTTCCTATTGCTGAAGAGCTATTGTCTAATGGCAAGATCCAACGTCCTTTCCTTGGAGTAGGATTAGTTGAGATGAGTGAGGTTCCACAATATTATCTACAACAAAACATGGGTCTGCCTGAAGAAGTGACAGAAGGTGTTATTGTTGGGAATGTTTCACCAGCATCACCGGCAGATGAAGCAGGTCTCAAGCAACAAGATGTGATTGTCTCAATGAACGATCAAGAGATCACAAGTTCAAGTGATTTAAGAAAGTTTCTTTATTCAGAAACGGAAATTGGTGAAGAAGTAAAAGTGACTCTTTACCGAGCTGGAGAAAAAATGACCGTCACTATTAAGCTCACAAACAAAGATGCTACAAATGCATAA
- a CDS encoding response regulator transcription factor → MSYNVYLVEDEQNLNELLTMYLKNEKWSVTSCLTGSQARELIDKPPHLWILDIMLPDIDGYQLIREIKAATPNVPVIFISARDADIDRVLGLELGSDDYISKPFLPRELVIRAQKLLSRTYIEESNEASKVITLTPYEIDEQIRIVYLNKEEVNLTSKEFDLLQLFLHNQGQAFSREQILTNIWGEDYFGTDRVVDDLVRRLRKKMPELKLETIYGFGYRMLKG, encoded by the coding sequence ATGAGTTACAACGTATACCTAGTCGAGGATGAACAGAACTTAAATGAATTGTTAACCATGTATCTCAAAAATGAAAAATGGTCTGTTACCTCTTGCCTAACTGGGTCCCAAGCAAGAGAGCTAATAGACAAGCCACCTCATTTATGGATCCTGGATATTATGCTTCCTGATATTGACGGTTATCAATTAATTCGTGAAATAAAAGCAGCAACACCTAACGTTCCTGTTATTTTTATCTCTGCTAGAGATGCTGATATTGATCGTGTTTTAGGGCTGGAGCTTGGTAGTGATGATTATATTTCAAAGCCTTTTTTACCGAGAGAACTAGTCATTCGCGCACAAAAGCTATTATCAAGAACATATATTGAGGAATCAAATGAAGCTAGTAAAGTCATTACTCTTACTCCCTATGAAATAGACGAGCAAATAAGAATCGTTTACTTAAATAAAGAAGAAGTTAACTTAACATCAAAAGAATTTGATTTACTTCAATTGTTTTTACACAATCAAGGTCAGGCTTTTTCTAGAGAGCAAATTCTAACGAACATTTGGGGAGAAGATTATTTCGGAACAGATCGAGTTGTTGACGATTTAGTCCGAAGACTAAGAAAGAAAATGCCGGAACTAAAACTAGAAACAATCTATGGATTTGGCTACAGGATGCTAAAAGGATGA
- a CDS encoding sensor histidine kinase has product MKNKPLAFQIWVVFSGILLVISLLLVIFFPTTLRSFFTKEIYKTIENEQLVLMEYGNPGNSFQNNKQKDRTVSHLFLPVQSRYYLYSEELPADFIRQTQDLAAQQTASSERYEKNLRNQTLFYVIHKLTINGEPSYLLSYSWDSYRNDLVFTLFRQLMIVMAVVFLLSWIPSIWLARYLSKPLVKLEKHVKDISEQAWHEPVEVDRNDEIGKLGHMIEKMRQHLVRKDEAQQTLLQNISHDLKTPVMVIRGYARSVNDGIFPKGDLSSTMDVIEDESEKLEKKIKDLLYLTKLDFLSTRKPKKAPFRLDMLIHEEVERIKWAKPELTWNLNVEDATIMGDSEQWEKLLENLLENSLRYAETAISISMSKSEHYLTLSLWNDGPPIDKEIIGQLFEPFQKGQKGEFGIGLSIVKRIADLHESKVWAVNERNGAAFYIEIPIG; this is encoded by the coding sequence ATGAAAAATAAACCGTTAGCCTTTCAAATTTGGGTAGTATTCTCAGGCATTCTTTTAGTTATTTCTTTATTATTAGTGATTTTTTTCCCAACCACTTTACGGAGCTTTTTCACAAAAGAAATCTATAAAACAATTGAAAATGAACAGCTTGTCCTGATGGAATACGGTAATCCTGGAAATAGTTTCCAAAATAACAAACAAAAAGATCGTACCGTTTCTCATTTGTTTTTACCTGTCCAAAGTCGATACTATTTATATAGTGAGGAGCTTCCAGCTGATTTTATCCGTCAAACACAAGATTTAGCTGCACAGCAAACAGCATCTAGTGAACGATATGAAAAGAATCTACGGAATCAAACACTTTTTTATGTGATTCATAAGCTAACGATCAACGGTGAGCCGAGTTACTTATTATCCTACTCATGGGATTCTTATCGGAACGATCTCGTATTTACCCTATTTCGGCAGCTCATGATTGTAATGGCCGTTGTCTTTTTATTGAGCTGGATACCATCGATCTGGCTTGCAAGGTATTTATCAAAACCACTTGTTAAGCTTGAAAAGCATGTAAAAGATATTTCTGAGCAAGCCTGGCACGAACCAGTTGAAGTAGACCGAAACGATGAAATTGGAAAGCTTGGACACATGATTGAAAAGATGCGTCAGCACCTTGTAAGGAAAGATGAAGCCCAGCAAACGCTGCTTCAAAATATTTCACATGATTTAAAAACACCTGTTATGGTTATCCGAGGGTATGCAAGATCTGTTAATGACGGAATTTTCCCAAAAGGTGATCTTTCCAGTACAATGGATGTTATTGAAGATGAATCAGAAAAGCTTGAGAAAAAAATAAAAGATTTACTTTACTTAACAAAGCTTGATTTTCTATCCACAAGAAAACCGAAAAAAGCTCCGTTTCGCCTCGATATGCTTATACACGAGGAAGTGGAGCGAATTAAATGGGCAAAACCCGAACTTACTTGGAATTTAAATGTTGAAGACGCAACAATTATGGGGGATTCAGAGCAGTGGGAAAAGCTGCTGGAAAATCTACTTGAAAATTCCTTACGTTATGCTGAGACAGCCATTTCAATATCAATGTCAAAATCAGAACATTATCTTACTTTAAGCTTATGGAATGATGGACCGCCTATTGACAAAGAGATCATTGGACAGCTTTTTGAACCTTTTCAAAAAGGACAAAAAGGAGAATTTGGAATCGGATTAAGCATTGTTAAACGTATTGCAGATTTGCATGAATCTAAGGTGTGGGCAGTAAACGAGAGAAATGGAGCTGCTTTCTATATAGAAATTCCTATAGGCTGA